CGGCGACGCCGCCTTCACCGCCTTCGTCGGCACCGGTCACGCCCCGGAGCTGTACGAGCTGAGCCGGGTCACCGAGGAGTCGATGTGGGCCGGGATCGCGGCGGTCCGCAAGGGCAACCGGCTGGTCGACATCTCCAAGGCGATCGAGGGCTACATCCGCCGCCAGCCCCGCCCGGCCTCCGGCAAGTACGGGATCATCGAGGACTACGGCGGCCACGGCATCGGCACCCAGATGCACATGGACCCGCATCTGCTGAACTACGTCTCCAAGAAGCGCGGCAAGGGCCCCCGGCTGGTCTCCGGCTTCTGCATCGCGATCGAGCCCATGGTGAGCCTGGGCACCGCGAAGACGCATGTGCTGGCCGACGACTGGACGGTCAAGACGGACGACGGCACCTGGTCCAGCCACTGGGAGCACTCGGTCGCGCTGACCGAGGAGGGCCCGCTGGTGCTGACCGCCGTGGACGGCGGCAAGGCCAAGCTGGCCGAGCTGGGCGTGGAGGCCGCGCCCGACCCGCTGGCCTGACGATCTCCGTCCGAGATCTCCATGGGCATAAAGATCTCAAAATCGGGGCATGATGCCCCGGATTCGTGTTTCGGGATGCCCTGACGTAGACTGACACGTCGGCTCTCGCCTGCCCTCCCGCATGCCGCGAGCCGATCAAGGTAGCCGATCCCGAAAGCAGGACATGGCCAAGAAGCAAGGCGCCATCGAAATCGAGGGCACCGTGATCGAGTCTCTGCCGAACGCGATGTTCAAGGTGGAGCTTCAGAACGGTCACAAGGTCCTCGCGCACATCAGCGGCAAGATGCGTATGCACTACATCCGCATCCTGCCCGATGACCGGGTGGTCGTGGAGCTGTCTCCGTACGACCTCACGCGCGGACGGATCGTCTACCGCTACAAGTAGATCTCACGACCCGGAGAACCTCACACCCATGAAGGTCAAGCCGAGCGTCAAGAAGATCTGCGACAAGTGCAAGGTGATCCGCCGCCACGGCCGGGTCATGGTCATCTGCGACAACCTGCGCCACAAGCAGCGCCAGGGCTGACGCACACCGGCCGAAATCCTGCACCACTCGCAGTATCTTCGCGCGACGTCATAACTTTGCGTACATACGCAGTCACCCGTTCCCGCCTCGCGGGGACGACACCCCCGGTCGGAGGCCGGGGACCCGGGAGCCGTCCCGTACGGCGGCCGGGAGTGGTGCTGCGGAAGACCTCCGACAACCATCTGGAGCCAGATTCATGGCACGCCTCGCAGGCGTTGATCTCCCGCGCGAAAAGCGCGTCGAGGTCGCCCTCACCTACGTCTTCGGCATCGGTCGCACCCTTGCCCAGCAGACGCTCGCCAACACCGGTGTGAACCCGGACACCCGCGTTCGCGACCTGGGCGAAGAGGACCTGGTCAAGATCCGCGAGTACGTGGACAACAACATCAAGACCGAGGGTGACCTCCGTCGCGAGATCCAGGCCGACATCCGCCGCAAGGTCGAGATCGGCTGCTACCAGGGTCTGCGCCACCGCCGCGGCCTTCCGGTCCACGGCCAGCGCACGTCGACCAACGCCCGCACCCGCAAGGGCCCGCGTCGCGCGATCGCCGGCAAGAAGAAGCCGGGCAAGAAGTAGTCCGCACCGGACGCTGACAAGCGGTCCGAGCTGTAGGACCGACCACCTCCACGGGAGATTTCGAGAATGCCTCCGAAGAGCAGGACGGCCGGCGCCAAGAAGGTGCGCCGCAAGGAGAAGAAGAACGTCGCCCACGGGCACGCTCACATCAAGAGCACGTTCAACAACACCATCGTCTCGATCACGGACCCGACCGGGAACGTGATCTCTTGGGCCTCGGCCGGCCACGTCGGCTTCAAGGGCTCGCGCAAGTCCACTCCGTTCGCCGCGCAGATGGCCGCCGAGTCGGCCGCCCGCCGCGCGCAGGAGCACGGCATGCGCAAGGTCGACGTGTTCGTCAAGGGTCCGGGCTCCGGCCGTGAGACCGCGATCCGCTCGCTCCAGGCCACCGGCCTGGAGGTGGGCTCGATCCAGGACGTCACTCCGACTCCGCACAACGGATGCCGCCCGCCCAAGCGTCGGCGTGTCTGACCGGCTGAAGTAGGAGACAACAGAAACAATGGCGCGTTACACCGGGGCCGACTGCAAGCGTTGCCGTCGGGAGAAGCAGAAGCTCTTCCTCAAGGGGAGCAAGTGCGAGAGCGCGAAGTGCCCGATCGAGATCCGTCCTTACCCCCCGGGTGAGCACGGTCGCGGGCGCACCAAGGACAGCGAGTACCTCCTTCAGCTCCGTGAGAAGCAGAAGGCGACCCGCATCTACGGTGTCCTTGAGAAGCAGTTCCGTGGTTACTACGCGGAGGCGAACAAGAAGTCCGGCAAGACCGGTGAGAACCTTCTTCGCATCCTCGAGACCCGACTCGACAACGTGGTCTACCGGGCCGGCTTCGCCAAGTCCCGCGACCACGCCCGTCAGCTGGTCCGCCACGGCCACATCAACGTGAACGGTGTCAAGACCGACATCCCGTCGGCCCGGGTCACCGTGAACGACATCATCGAGGTCCGTCCGAAGTCCCGGACCCTGACCCCCTTCCAGGTGGCTCAGGCCGAGGCCGGCGAGCGCACCGTGCCGGCGTGGCTGGAGGCCATTCCGTCGCAGCTGCGGATCCTCGTGCACTCCATGCCCGAGCGCCAGGTGATCGACACCCAGGTGCAGGAGCAGCTCATCGTCGAGCTCTACTCGAAGTAGTAGACCTAGGCGATTACGGGCGGTACGCGCCGT
This genomic interval from Streptomyces asiaticus contains the following:
- the rpmJ gene encoding 50S ribosomal protein L36; the protein is MKVKPSVKKICDKCKVIRRHGRVMVICDNLRHKQRQG
- the rpsM gene encoding 30S ribosomal protein S13, with protein sequence MARLAGVDLPREKRVEVALTYVFGIGRTLAQQTLANTGVNPDTRVRDLGEEDLVKIREYVDNNIKTEGDLRREIQADIRRKVEIGCYQGLRHRRGLPVHGQRTSTNARTRKGPRRAIAGKKKPGKK
- the map gene encoding type I methionyl aminopeptidase: MVEIKTPEQIAKMREAGLVVAAIHEATRAAAVPGASTKDLDDVARKVIADHGAKSNFLGYGGFPATICTSVNDIVVHGIPDRETVLKDGDIISIDAGAIVDGWHGDAAFTAFVGTGHAPELYELSRVTEESMWAGIAAVRKGNRLVDISKAIEGYIRRQPRPASGKYGIIEDYGGHGIGTQMHMDPHLLNYVSKKRGKGPRLVSGFCIAIEPMVSLGTAKTHVLADDWTVKTDDGTWSSHWEHSVALTEEGPLVLTAVDGGKAKLAELGVEAAPDPLA
- the rpsD gene encoding 30S ribosomal protein S4 — encoded protein: MARYTGADCKRCRREKQKLFLKGSKCESAKCPIEIRPYPPGEHGRGRTKDSEYLLQLREKQKATRIYGVLEKQFRGYYAEANKKSGKTGENLLRILETRLDNVVYRAGFAKSRDHARQLVRHGHINVNGVKTDIPSARVTVNDIIEVRPKSRTLTPFQVAQAEAGERTVPAWLEAIPSQLRILVHSMPERQVIDTQVQEQLIVELYSK
- the infA gene encoding translation initiation factor IF-1, whose amino-acid sequence is MAKKQGAIEIEGTVIESLPNAMFKVELQNGHKVLAHISGKMRMHYIRILPDDRVVVELSPYDLTRGRIVYRYK
- the rpsK gene encoding 30S ribosomal protein S11, with the protein product MPPKSRTAGAKKVRRKEKKNVAHGHAHIKSTFNNTIVSITDPTGNVISWASAGHVGFKGSRKSTPFAAQMAAESAARRAQEHGMRKVDVFVKGPGSGRETAIRSLQATGLEVGSIQDVTPTPHNGCRPPKRRRV